From Camelus dromedarius isolate mCamDro1 chromosome 12, mCamDro1.pat, whole genome shotgun sequence, the proteins below share one genomic window:
- the LOC105098057 gene encoding olfactory receptor 51F2 translates to MPSFNQSIFYPAVFFLTGIPGFETYHAWISIPFCCLYATAISGNGMILFVIISESSLHEPMYYFLSMLSFMDLGLCLSTLVTMVGIFWFNAREISFDACIGQMFFIHGFTFMESSVLLAMAFDRFIAICNPLRYATILTNSRIIKVGFAVVIRGTVALVPLLLLLKRLSFCQSHVLHHSYCFHPDVMKLSCTDTKINSAFGLAIVISTAALDAVLILLSYVLIIDAVLSIASPEHRKKAFGTCVSHISAVAIFYIPMISLSLVHRFGKNAPPLVHTLIANVYLLIPPVMNPIIYSVKTKQIRNTMLKIFLSKLI, encoded by the coding sequence ATGCCATCCTTCAACCAGAGCATTTTCTACCCTGCAGTCTTCTTTCTTACTGGCATCCCTGGTTTTGAAACTTACCACGCCTGGATCTCCATCCCATTCTGTTGTCTCTATGCCACTGCCATCTCAGGGAATGGCATGATTTTGTTTGTCATCATCAGTGAGTCGAGCCTTCATGAACCCATGTACTATTTCCTTTCCATGCTGTCCTTCATGGACCTAGGGCTGTGCCTTTCCACATTGGTCACTATGGTGGGTATTTTCTGGTTCAATGCTCGAGAAATCAGCTTTGATGCCTGCATTGGTCAAATGTTCTTTATTCATGGTTTCACATTCATGGAGTCCTCAGTGCTCCTGGCAATGGCCTTTGACCGCTTCATTGCCATCTGTAACCCACTGAGATATGCCACAATCTTAACCAATTCAAGGATCATCAAAGTGGGCTTTGCAGTCGTTATTAGGGGGACAGTAGCTCTTGTGCCTTTACTCCTGCTCCTTAAGCGTCTGTCCTTCTGCCAAAGTCATGTTCTGCACCATTCATACTGTTTCCACCCTGATGTGATGAAGCTTTCATGCACAGACACCAAGATCAACAGTGCATTTGGTCTGGCCATTGTCATCTCTACTGCTGCCTTGGATGCCGTCTTGATTCTCCTCTCCTATGTTCTGATCATCGACGCTGTGCTCAGCATTGCCTCCCCAGAACATCGGAAAAAGGCCTTTGGTACCTGTGTCTCACACATAAGTGCTGTTGCCATCTTCTACATCCCCATGATCAGCTTGTCACTGGTGCACAGATTTGGGAAGAATGCCCCTCCCCTTGTGCATACTCTCATTGCCAATGTTTATCTTCTCATCCCTCCTGTAATGAATCCCATAATCTACAGTGTGAAGACAAAGCAAATTCGTAATACCATGCTCAAAATATTCCTTTCTAAGCTAATTTAG